Proteins encoded by one window of Halobaculum halobium:
- a CDS encoding HD domain-containing protein — MTDEDAPSTVADQLPDDLAEVFPAFAGIDDPDLRTSVRDAYALALAETDWTDLAAVPWLPDEQARLGLPDETNVEHVNDVTALATALTDALTDRRPDLGIDRDLVVAGALVHDISKLYEFAPGEGGDAVTTDYYDLLGHPYVGVHVCEAAGLPVALSHVVLSHTGRTTVEPATPEAVVVKRADEVAAAAIRAQALEDLRDA; from the coding sequence GTGACCGACGAAGACGCGCCCTCGACGGTTGCCGATCAGCTCCCCGACGATCTCGCCGAGGTGTTCCCCGCGTTCGCGGGGATCGACGATCCCGATCTCCGCACGAGCGTCCGCGACGCGTACGCGCTGGCACTCGCCGAGACGGACTGGACCGACCTCGCGGCGGTGCCGTGGCTCCCGGACGAACAGGCTCGCCTCGGTCTTCCCGACGAGACGAACGTGGAGCACGTCAACGACGTGACCGCGCTGGCGACGGCGCTGACGGACGCCCTTACCGACCGCCGTCCCGATCTCGGGATCGACCGCGACCTCGTGGTCGCGGGCGCGCTCGTCCACGACATCAGCAAACTGTACGAGTTCGCGCCCGGCGAAGGCGGCGACGCGGTCACAACCGACTACTACGACCTGCTCGGCCACCCCTACGTCGGCGTCCACGTCTGTGAGGCGGCGGGGCTGCCGGTCGCGCTGTCGCACGTCGTGCTCTCGCACACCGGACGGACCACCGTCGAACCCGCGACGCCCGAGGCGGTCGTGGTGAAGCGGGCCGACGAGGTCGCCGCCGCGGCGATCCGCGCGCAGGCCCTGGAGGACCTGCGCGACGCGTGA
- a CDS encoding NAD(+)/NADH kinase yields MEVGIVAQRGNTRAAYLAEDLRDRLRAGDVRVTVDEATASALDLEGIPVSAMDRVDLVVSIGGDGTFLFAARGAGGVPILGVNLGEVGFLNGVTPDNAVDAVLAEVDAFRGDGMHVREAPRIAAECEGWRSDPAANEIVVQGGRRGRGGGVGYEVRVDGSLYSSGHADGVLVSTPTGSTAYNLSEGGPLVHPSVDGLVVTEMCAEDGMPPLLVGSDATVSVTLTDTDEAVVITDGRDQRTLEVPTEVTVATTEPPVRIAGPSSDFFEALGKLE; encoded by the coding sequence ATGGAAGTCGGCATCGTCGCCCAGCGGGGGAACACCCGCGCGGCGTACCTGGCGGAGGACCTGCGCGATCGGCTCCGAGCAGGCGACGTGCGCGTCACCGTCGACGAGGCGACAGCCTCTGCCCTCGACCTCGAGGGCATCCCCGTCTCCGCGATGGACCGCGTCGATCTCGTCGTCTCTATCGGTGGCGACGGGACGTTCCTCTTTGCGGCCCGCGGCGCCGGCGGCGTGCCGATACTCGGCGTGAACCTCGGCGAGGTCGGGTTTCTCAACGGCGTCACGCCCGACAACGCGGTCGACGCGGTGCTCGCCGAGGTCGACGCGTTCCGCGGCGACGGGATGCACGTCCGCGAGGCCCCACGGATCGCCGCCGAGTGCGAGGGCTGGCGCTCGGATCCGGCGGCCAACGAGATCGTCGTCCAGGGTGGCCGACGCGGTCGCGGCGGCGGCGTGGGGTACGAGGTCCGCGTCGACGGGTCGCTCTACTCCAGCGGTCACGCAGACGGCGTGCTCGTGTCAACTCCGACCGGGTCGACCGCGTACAACCTCTCGGAGGGCGGACCGCTCGTTCACCCGTCGGTCGACGGCCTGGTCGTCACAGAGATGTGCGCCGAGGACGGGATGCCCCCGCTGTTGGTCGGATCAGACGCGACCGTGAGCGTTACCCTCACCGACACCGACGAGGCCGTCGTCATCACCGACGGCCGCGATCAGCGGACCCTCGAGGTCCCCACCGAGGTGACCGTCGCGACGACGGAGCCGCCGGTCCGGATCGCCGGGCCCTCCTCGGACTTCTTCGAGGCGCTCGGGAAGCTCGAGTAA
- a CDS encoding KaiC domain-containing protein, producing MSDDDDWYERALREADEDGEEPESDDERASDERADGDHADDDRTSREEEPAGAGDDAASGDPPFEADVDPAEGEFDDDFDDLDGGSFDAAFGDDFEPRRVETAEPDSAGDPEFGGTDASGERDEDAEGQDVRPDQSTGETGAGSSADPDSADGSTDPFGGVSDDAADPAGTGGDDPMDDPFGDDFGAAMQNAPGSGGQDGGGPGGAGGDEFGGGFGDFGGGGFGGGGIAGGGPDFDEEEFESDIKRIDIGIEGLDEMILGGVPERSLMAVVGSAGTGKTTFGLQFLTEALKNDGDAVYITLEESRERILSTAEEKGWEYRRYAEEDRLAVISMDPIEMANSLDSIRDDISRLVTEFGADRLVLDSVSLLEMMYDHPSKRRSEVFDFTRSLKQAGVTTMLTSEASEDNPYASRHGIVEYLTDAVFVLQYVRPSDFRETRLAVEIQKIRDANHSRETKPYEIMNDGISVYRQANIF from the coding sequence GTGAGCGACGACGACGACTGGTACGAACGCGCCCTCCGGGAAGCCGACGAAGACGGTGAGGAGCCCGAGTCCGACGACGAGCGAGCCAGCGACGAGCGAGCCGACGGTGATCACGCAGATGACGATCGAACGTCGAGAGAGGAGGAGCCGGCAGGCGCTGGCGACGACGCCGCGTCGGGCGACCCCCCGTTCGAGGCGGACGTCGACCCCGCCGAGGGCGAGTTCGACGACGACTTCGACGATCTCGACGGCGGTTCGTTCGACGCGGCCTTCGGCGACGACTTCGAACCGCGTCGCGTCGAGACGGCGGAGCCGGACTCCGCGGGTGACCCAGAGTTCGGGGGGACCGACGCCAGCGGCGAGCGCGACGAAGACGCCGAAGGTCAGGACGTCCGACCAGACCAGTCGACAGGCGAGACAGGAGCCGGCTCGTCCGCGGACCCTGACTCGGCGGACGGTTCGACCGACCCGTTCGGCGGGGTGAGCGACGACGCGGCAGACCCCGCCGGCACCGGTGGCGACGACCCGATGGACGACCCGTTCGGGGACGATTTCGGCGCGGCGATGCAGAACGCGCCGGGATCTGGGGGCCAGGACGGCGGTGGCCCGGGAGGTGCGGGGGGTGACGAGTTCGGTGGCGGATTCGGCGACTTCGGTGGCGGTGGGTTCGGAGGGGGCGGGATCGCCGGCGGCGGTCCCGACTTCGACGAGGAGGAGTTCGAGTCGGACATCAAACGGATCGACATCGGGATCGAGGGGCTCGACGAGATGATCCTCGGCGGCGTCCCCGAGCGGTCGCTGATGGCGGTCGTCGGCAGCGCCGGGACGGGCAAGACGACGTTCGGGCTCCAGTTCCTTACCGAGGCGCTGAAGAACGACGGCGACGCGGTGTACATCACGCTCGAGGAGTCCAGAGAGCGGATCCTCTCGACAGCCGAAGAGAAGGGGTGGGAGTACCGTCGCTACGCCGAGGAGGACCGCCTCGCGGTCATCTCCATGGACCCCATCGAGATGGCGAACTCGCTGGACTCCATCCGCGACGACATCTCCCGGCTCGTCACCGAGTTCGGCGCCGACCGACTCGTTCTCGACTCCGTCTCGCTGCTGGAGATGATGTACGACCATCCGAGCAAGCGCCGCTCGGAGGTGTTCGACTTCACCAGGTCGCTGAAACAGGCGGGCGTGACGACGATGCTGACGAGCGAGGCGAGCGAGGACAACCCCTACGCGTCGCGCCACGGCATCGTGGAGTACCTCACCGACGCCGTGTTCGTCCTCCAGTACGTGCGCCCGTCGGACTTCCGCGAGACGCGCCTCGCCGTCGAGATCCAGAAGATCCGCGACGCGAACCACTCGCGCGAGACGAAGCCCTACGAGATCATGAACGACGGCATCTCGGTGTACCGGCAGGCGAACATCTTCTGA
- a CDS encoding class I SAM-dependent methyltransferase yields MKGQEWYQADAVAEEYDSKRFSKGGRLIDRREKRAVLEALAPVEDERVLEIACGTGRFTVMLAERGADIVGLDISDAMLAQGREKAHRAGIASTVEFMRGDAARLPFPDDHFDAVFAMRFFHLADTPAKFLAEMARVSKDVVFFDTFRGSSFRVLYNWALPMGSRLYGREEVERLVDGAGLRLRQADHDFVFPYGFYREVPNAVADPFWSLDQAIGSNQIGEKLSSVSYWTAEV; encoded by the coding sequence GTGAAGGGCCAGGAGTGGTACCAGGCCGACGCGGTCGCCGAGGAGTACGACAGCAAGCGATTCTCGAAGGGCGGACGCCTCATCGACCGCCGCGAGAAGCGCGCCGTGCTCGAGGCGCTCGCGCCGGTCGAGGACGAACGCGTGCTCGAGATCGCCTGCGGTACCGGACGGTTCACCGTGATGCTCGCCGAGCGGGGCGCCGACATCGTCGGCCTCGACATCTCCGACGCGATGCTCGCGCAGGGACGCGAGAAGGCTCACCGGGCCGGCATCGCGTCGACCGTCGAGTTCATGCGCGGCGACGCCGCCCGGCTCCCGTTCCCTGACGACCACTTCGACGCCGTGTTCGCGATGCGGTTTTTCCACCTCGCGGACACGCCCGCGAAGTTCCTCGCAGAGATGGCGCGCGTCTCGAAGGACGTGGTCTTTTTCGACACGTTCCGGGGGTCATCGTTCCGCGTGCTGTACAACTGGGCGCTTCCGATGGGGTCGCGGCTGTACGGGCGCGAGGAGGTCGAGCGGCTCGTCGACGGCGCCGGCTTGCGCCTCCGCCAGGCCGACCACGACTTCGTGTTCCCCTACGGGTTCTATCGCGAAGTGCCGAACGCCGTCGCCGACCCCTTCTGGTCGCTTGATCAGGCGATCGGTTCGAACCAGATCGGCGAGAAGCTCTCGTCGGTCTCCTACTGGACCGCCGAGGTCTGA
- a CDS encoding PPOX class F420-dependent oxidoreductase, producing MIPASHVDIFESESFAHLSTVMPDGTPQVTPVWVDHEDREYVLVNTARGRRKERNVRNNPKVGLSVTDPEDPYRYVSVMGEAELTEDGAVEHIDKLAKRYFDVDEYPHHGEESGPRVIIRIPTERIVTSG from the coding sequence GTGATTCCAGCGTCACACGTCGACATCTTCGAGTCGGAGTCGTTCGCGCACCTCTCGACGGTCATGCCAGACGGAACGCCACAGGTTACGCCGGTGTGGGTCGACCACGAGGACCGCGAGTACGTTCTCGTCAACACCGCCCGCGGCCGGCGCAAGGAACGGAACGTCCGGAACAACCCGAAGGTCGGGCTCTCGGTCACCGACCCCGAGGACCCGTACCGCTACGTGTCGGTGATGGGGGAAGCTGAACTCACCGAGGACGGCGCCGTCGAGCACATCGACAAGCTGGCGAAGCGGTACTTCGACGTCGACGAGTATCCGCACCACGGCGAGGAGTCGGGCCCTCGCGTCATCATCCGGATCCCGACCGAGCGGATCGTCACGAGCGGGTGA
- a CDS encoding MarR family transcriptional regulator, translating into MSTSTADPDAADALTDTEYRDLLSDLPPSAKLVAKVLEGDAPLSQGQLAEESLLPDRTVRYALNRLEEQGLVGSRYSFKDARKQVYYLNR; encoded by the coding sequence ATGAGCACCAGTACCGCGGACCCGGACGCTGCAGACGCGCTCACCGACACTGAATATCGCGATCTCCTCAGCGACCTGCCGCCGAGCGCGAAGCTCGTCGCCAAGGTCCTCGAGGGCGACGCGCCGCTTTCACAGGGGCAGTTAGCTGAGGAGTCGCTGCTCCCTGACCGCACCGTGCGCTACGCCCTCAATCGGCTGGAGGAGCAGGGACTCGTCGGCTCGCGGTACTCGTTCAAGGACGCGCGCAAGCAGGTCTACTACCTGAACCGGTAG
- a CDS encoding glycosyltransferase family 2 protein: protein MELSVVVPTLNGRDRLAASLDALAAEAPDVEVIVVNGPSADGTTGMVRDRDDVDVLVEIAARNVNVARNAGLEVADGDAIAFLGYDHEVEPGWREGVADAFAEGASVATGPLRRAVRGGATSDGLERRQIADREVSYFNGRNVVFARPVLAELDGFDEYLETGGARDAAHRLAGMGVDVTWRGDVAARRRAEATDGGIERRDLGWKYRALAYRLTKNYGVRPTVLRRTLSHAVGDAAGALRDVVGGEATPTSWARNGRDVIAGISSGASDGLVARARDRSPKRNPNGVTARADRAVARYDRRTD, encoded by the coding sequence ATGGAGCTCTCGGTGGTCGTCCCGACGCTCAACGGTCGGGACAGGCTGGCGGCCAGCCTCGACGCGCTGGCGGCCGAAGCGCCGGACGTGGAGGTGATCGTGGTGAACGGTCCCTCCGCAGACGGGACGACCGGGATGGTCCGCGACCGCGACGACGTGGACGTCCTCGTCGAGATCGCCGCGCGCAACGTGAACGTCGCCCGCAACGCGGGCCTGGAGGTGGCTGACGGCGACGCGATCGCCTTCCTCGGCTACGACCACGAGGTCGAACCCGGGTGGCGCGAGGGAGTGGCCGACGCGTTCGCCGAGGGGGCGTCGGTCGCCACAGGGCCGCTGCGGCGGGCGGTGCGCGGCGGCGCGACGAGCGACGGGCTCGAGCGTCGGCAGATCGCAGACAGGGAGGTGTCGTATTTCAACGGCCGCAACGTCGTCTTCGCGCGCCCCGTGCTGGCGGAGCTGGACGGGTTCGACGAGTACCTCGAAACCGGCGGCGCGCGCGACGCCGCCCACCGCCTCGCGGGAATGGGCGTGGACGTGACGTGGCGCGGCGACGTGGCCGCCCGGCGTCGCGCGGAAGCGACCGACGGCGGGATCGAGCGCCGGGACCTCGGCTGGAAGTACCGGGCGCTCGCGTACCGGCTCACGAAGAACTACGGGGTCCGACCGACGGTCCTCCGCCGAACGCTCAGCCACGCCGTCGGCGACGCCGCGGGCGCCTTGCGCGACGTCGTCGGCGGCGAGGCGACTCCCACCTCGTGGGCGCGAAACGGGCGCGACGTGATCGCGGGCATCTCTTCTGGCGCCTCCGACGGGCTCGTCGCCCGCGCCCGCGACCGCTCGCCGAAGCGGAACCCGAACGGCGTCACCGCGCGGGCCGACCGCGCCGTCGCGCGGTACGACCGACGGACGGACTGA
- a CDS encoding amidohydrolase family protein, whose product MLELEHGFRVVDVHARLDPEDGAVVASRGRDSSPERLQREMHQAGVVQSAVAPGPRPAGEGYLRANNAVARLSVDRPFRAMARLNGPRDPGDSAVSRLRNLAAAPADHHTDPGDVEQYAYDSRLHGFVLDPVSDGLPTEETLDQIAVAGEPVIVHAGRGYPPDAVAETVLSYDFPVILSSFGGYPLDRGLMDDALELLDSHDDLYLDTAFVRFRDVLERGLLEHPDRVLFGSGAPDTHPDVGVMEVLTLDVPEDLLDRALSKNAARVIDALAPGADV is encoded by the coding sequence ATGTTGGAGTTGGAGCACGGGTTCCGCGTGGTCGACGTGCACGCGCGCCTCGACCCCGAGGACGGGGCGGTCGTCGCCTCTCGCGGACGCGACAGCTCTCCAGAACGGCTCCAGCGCGAGATGCACCAGGCGGGTGTGGTCCAGTCGGCAGTCGCGCCGGGACCGCGTCCGGCGGGTGAGGGGTACCTCCGCGCGAACAACGCCGTCGCACGCCTCTCGGTCGACCGGCCGTTCCGCGCGATGGCGCGGCTGAACGGTCCCCGCGACCCCGGCGACTCCGCTGTCTCCCGGCTTCGCAACCTCGCTGCCGCTCCCGCGGACCACCACACCGATCCCGGCGACGTGGAGCAGTACGCCTACGACAGCCGCCTTCACGGCTTCGTGCTCGACCCCGTGAGCGACGGGCTCCCGACCGAGGAGACGCTCGACCAGATCGCCGTCGCCGGCGAGCCGGTCATCGTCCACGCCGGACGCGGCTACCCGCCTGACGCGGTCGCCGAGACGGTGCTGTCGTACGACTTCCCGGTGATCCTCTCGTCGTTCGGCGGCTACCCCCTCGATCGGGGGCTGATGGACGATGCGCTGGAGCTGCTGGACTCCCACGACGACCTCTACCTCGACACCGCGTTCGTCCGGTTCCGAGACGTGCTCGAACGGGGGCTCTTGGAACACCCCGACCGCGTGCTGTTCGGCTCGGGCGCGCCCGACACCCATCCCGACGTCGGCGTGATGGAGGTGCTCACGCTCGACGTGCCCGAGGACCTGCTCGACCGCGCGCTCTCGAAGAACGCCGCGCGCGTCATCGACGCGCTGGCTCCCGGTGCGGACGTGTGA
- the thsA gene encoding thermosome subunit alpha, which translates to MQQPLYVLTESTQRTSGTDARRSNVAAGRAVASAVRTTLGPRGMDKLLVDSSGGVVVTNDGATILREMDIEHPAAQMLVEVAETQESEVGDGTTTAAVLAGELLARAEGLLDDDVHATAVVEGYHEALRLALDAVDGLLVEGEVDRDALVTVAETAMTGKGTGDVATGVLAEIVVDAVLQVADDGRRVDRDDIRVFTRTGASAAATELVRGVVFEEEPAADNMPRSVEDATVAVLDMKLDVRSGEVDTEYTITSVEQLDAAISAEDAERRGIAETLSEAGVDVVFSSKEISDPVAAYLADAGILAFSNVKTSEARAFARATGARRLGTLDGIESGDLGTAASVRVERHGGDDVTFLDGSDDSRTVTLYVRGSTDHVVDETERAIDDALGVVVAAHADGEIVPGAGAVEIAIADRLRSGANAVTGRKSLAVEAFADAVDAIPRTLAENAGLDPIDALVDLRARHDREGVAGIVIDGPSVQITDPRDDRVVDPAAVKREALESATEAATMILRIDDVIAAN; encoded by the coding sequence ATGCAGCAACCCCTCTACGTTCTGACTGAGTCGACCCAGCGAACCAGCGGCACCGACGCGCGTCGGTCGAACGTCGCCGCCGGGCGAGCCGTCGCGAGCGCGGTCCGAACGACGCTCGGTCCCCGCGGGATGGACAAGCTGCTCGTCGACTCCTCGGGCGGGGTCGTCGTCACGAACGACGGCGCGACGATCCTGAGAGAGATGGACATCGAGCACCCGGCGGCGCAGATGCTCGTCGAGGTCGCCGAGACCCAGGAGTCAGAAGTCGGGGACGGCACGACGACGGCCGCGGTGCTTGCGGGCGAGCTGCTCGCGCGCGCCGAGGGACTCCTCGACGACGACGTCCATGCGACGGCCGTGGTCGAGGGGTACCACGAAGCGCTCCGGCTCGCGCTCGACGCCGTCGACGGGCTGCTCGTCGAAGGCGAGGTCGACCGCGACGCGCTGGTGACGGTCGCCGAGACCGCCATGACCGGCAAGGGAACCGGTGACGTCGCGACCGGCGTGCTCGCCGAGATCGTCGTCGACGCGGTGCTTCAGGTGGCAGACGACGGCCGCCGGGTCGACCGCGACGACATCCGCGTGTTCACCCGAACGGGCGCCTCCGCGGCCGCGACCGAACTCGTCCGCGGCGTCGTCTTCGAGGAGGAACCCGCCGCCGACAACATGCCCCGCAGCGTCGAAGACGCGACCGTGGCCGTGCTCGACATGAAACTCGACGTGCGCTCGGGCGAGGTAGACACCGAGTACACGATCACCTCCGTCGAGCAGCTCGACGCCGCGATCTCCGCGGAGGACGCCGAGCGCCGCGGGATCGCCGAGACGCTCTCAGAGGCCGGCGTCGACGTGGTCTTCAGTTCGAAGGAGATCTCCGATCCCGTCGCCGCGTACCTCGCCGACGCTGGCATCCTCGCGTTCTCCAACGTGAAGACGAGCGAGGCGCGCGCCTTCGCCCGCGCCACCGGCGCTCGACGCCTCGGGACGCTCGACGGCATCGAGTCCGGCGATCTCGGCACCGCCGCGTCCGTTCGCGTCGAGCGCCACGGCGGCGACGATGTGACCTTCCTCGACGGGAGCGACGACTCCCGCACCGTGACGCTGTACGTGCGGGGATCGACCGACCACGTGGTCGACGAGACGGAGCGCGCGATCGACGACGCCCTCGGCGTGGTCGTCGCCGCTCACGCGGACGGCGAGATCGTCCCCGGCGCCGGCGCCGTCGAGATCGCGATCGCCGATCGCCTCCGCTCGGGCGCCAACGCGGTCACCGGACGGAAGTCGCTGGCGGTCGAGGCGTTCGCCGACGCCGTCGACGCCATCCCGCGAACGCTCGCGGAGAACGCGGGGCTCGACCCGATCGACGCGCTGGTCGACCTGCGCGCGCGCCACGACCGCGAGGGCGTCGCCGGCATCGTGATCGACGGGCCGTCCGTCCAGATCACCGATCCCCGTGACGACCGGGTCGTCGACCCGGCGGCCGTCAAGCGCGAGGCATTGGAGTCCGCAACCGAGGCAGCGACGATGATCCTCCGCATCGACGACGTCATCGCGGCGAACTGA
- a CDS encoding trimeric intracellular cation channel family protein: MNLVGLLAFAVAGSLKGADADLDPFGVATLGVLTALGGGTIRDVLVGRVPAALRSTGDVLVVLAGVGVGLLVAAALSGGAGRVRDHSAFLVADAVGLAAFAASGAAVGADAGLSAFGVVVTATLTGVGGGSLSDLLLTRTPVVLREDFYATPALLGGVAYVLAGTAGVRGATATLGVAVGVFALRLVAVRRDWSLPSL, translated from the coding sequence ATGAACCTCGTCGGCCTGCTCGCGTTCGCCGTCGCGGGCTCGCTCAAGGGCGCCGACGCCGACCTCGACCCGTTCGGCGTCGCGACGCTCGGCGTGCTCACCGCGCTCGGGGGCGGCACCATCCGCGACGTGCTGGTCGGCCGCGTCCCCGCCGCGTTGCGCTCGACGGGCGACGTGTTGGTGGTGCTCGCGGGCGTCGGCGTCGGCCTCCTCGTCGCGGCGGCGCTGTCTGGGGGAGCGGGTCGCGTCCGCGACCACTCGGCGTTCCTCGTCGCCGACGCGGTCGGGCTCGCGGCGTTCGCCGCCTCGGGCGCGGCCGTCGGCGCCGATGCCGGCCTCTCGGCGTTCGGCGTCGTCGTCACCGCGACGCTCACCGGCGTCGGCGGCGGCTCGCTGTCGGACCTCTTGCTCACCAGAACGCCCGTCGTGCTCCGTGAGGACTTTTATGCGACGCCCGCGCTGCTGGGCGGCGTCGCCTACGTCCTCGCCGGTACGGCCGGTGTCCGGGGCGCGACAGCGACGCTGGGGGTCGCAGTCGGCGTGTTCGCGCTTCGGCTGGTCGCAGTTCGGAGAGACTGGTCCCTTCCGAGCCTTTAG
- a CDS encoding SAM hydrolase/SAM-dependent halogenase family protein, producing MLTLASDFGSPYPAAMKGVLRSRGVTDLVDVAHDLPQGDPRAAAFWLRFVLPEFPPGVHLVVVDPGVGTDRAAVCVRAGDHALVGPDNGCLLPPARALAAEHVGPDADPADAIDVYAVDDPDPRSSTFHGRDVFAPAAARVHEAGVDAIESLEGFVRADDYDDYAIPDAWVESDTASGEVLVVDDFGNAVTNVPGDFLEGRVGETIAVETAAGVREVPVVETFADVDKHDPLVTVGSHGFVECDANQGRGDEAFDIAPGRAVTLSFEEEVSATVPTA from the coding sequence ATGCTGACGCTCGCCTCCGACTTCGGTTCGCCGTACCCCGCCGCGATGAAGGGCGTCCTCCGCTCGCGCGGCGTCACGGACCTGGTCGACGTCGCTCACGACCTCCCGCAGGGCGACCCTCGTGCGGCCGCCTTCTGGCTCCGCTTCGTCCTCCCCGAGTTCCCGCCCGGCGTCCACCTCGTCGTCGTCGACCCCGGGGTCGGGACCGACCGTGCGGCCGTCTGCGTCCGCGCGGGCGACCACGCGCTCGTCGGGCCAGACAACGGCTGTCTGCTTCCGCCGGCCCGCGCGCTGGCGGCCGAGCACGTCGGTCCCGACGCCGACCCCGCGGACGCGATCGACGTGTACGCGGTCGACGACCCCGATCCACGGTCCAGCACGTTCCACGGGCGCGACGTGTTCGCGCCCGCAGCCGCCCGGGTCCACGAGGCCGGCGTCGACGCGATCGAGTCGCTCGAGGGGTTCGTCCGCGCCGACGACTACGACGACTACGCGATCCCCGACGCCTGGGTCGAGTCCGACACGGCCTCCGGCGAAGTGCTCGTCGTCGACGACTTCGGCAACGCGGTCACCAACGTCCCCGGCGACTTCCTCGAGGGGCGCGTCGGCGAGACGATCGCCGTCGAGACCGCCGCCGGCGTCCGCGAGGTGCCGGTCGTCGAGACGTTCGCCGACGTGGACAAACACGACCCCCTCGTCACCGTCGGCAGCCACGGCTTCGTCGAGTGCGACGCGAACCAGGGACGCGGCGACGAGGCGTTCGACATCGCGCCCGGTCGGGCCGTGACGCTCTCGTTCGAGGAGGAAGTCTCGGCGACGGTGCCGACGGCCTGA
- a CDS encoding nicotinamide-nucleotide adenylyltransferase, whose product MRGFYIGRFQPYHNGHHHMVEEIADDVDELVLGIGSAGDSHTHRNPFTAGERVMMVTKSLADLDVTTYVVPIEDLERNSVWVSHVQSMSPKFDVAYSNNPLVVRLFEEAGVEVRSSPMFRREVLEGSELRQRMIRGDGWRPLVPDEVVATIEEIDGVDRIRQVSSSDANGADASIETDRDGSTADPA is encoded by the coding sequence ATGCGGGGGTTCTACATCGGGCGGTTCCAGCCGTACCACAACGGCCACCACCACATGGTCGAGGAGATCGCCGACGACGTGGACGAACTCGTCCTCGGCATCGGGTCGGCGGGCGACTCCCACACCCATCGCAACCCGTTCACCGCCGGCGAGCGCGTGATGATGGTGACGAAGTCGCTGGCCGATCTCGACGTGACCACGTACGTGGTTCCGATCGAGGACCTCGAGCGCAACTCGGTGTGGGTGAGCCACGTCCAGTCGATGTCGCCGAAGTTCGACGTGGCGTACTCGAACAACCCCCTCGTCGTCCGCCTGTTCGAGGAAGCGGGCGTCGAAGTCCGCTCCTCGCCGATGTTCCGTCGAGAGGTGCTGGAGGGGAGTGAACTCCGCCAGCGCATGATCCGCGGCGACGGCTGGAGGCCACTCGTGCCGGACGAGGTCGTCGCGACGATCGAGGAGATCGACGGCGTCGACCGCATCCGACAGGTGTCCTCCTCGGACGCCAACGGTGCGGACGCGTCGATCGAAACGGACCGCGACGGATCAACCGCCGACCCGGCGTGA